A stretch of Tripterygium wilfordii isolate XIE 37 chromosome 11, ASM1340144v1, whole genome shotgun sequence DNA encodes these proteins:
- the LOC120009467 gene encoding uncharacterized protein LOC120009467, with protein MFPDFLQNYISKIFDVPGDSHCGFRVVASFYGWGDDGWKIARRDFANEVRMNGCQYDKVLAPFSSIFELLSSVECFSTMADRKNWMIMPYMGNVVATYYNVVVALISQEQCLTFSPLRDPLPLDYKQGIMVFRYINDSYFIRLELAENSPIPPVSKMLTDHHQANARGWPEMFSSRIEKFKTLSGCKPSNRATVELID; from the coding sequence ATGTTTCCTGATTTCTTACAGAACTACATTTCCAAAATTTTTGATGTCCCTGGAGATAGCCACTGTGGGTTCAGAGTTGTCGCATCGTTCTATGGTTGGGGTGACGATGGTTGGAAAATAGCTCGGAGAGATTTTGCAAATGAGGTTCGCATGAATGGATGTCAATATGACAAGGTATTAGCTCCTTTCTCAAGCATATTTGAGCTGTTATCCAGTGTTGAGTGTTTTTCCACTATGGCAGATAGAAAGAATTGGATGATCATGCCTTATATGGGAAATGTGGTAGCTACCTATTACAATGTTGTTGTTGCACTAATTTCACAAGAACAATGCCTCACATTTTCCCCCCTCAGGGATCCACTGCCACTGGATTATAAGCAAGGGATCATGGTATTCAGGTATATAAATGACTCCTACTTTATCAGACTTGAGTTAGCTGAAAATAGTCCCATACCTCCTGTTTCAAAGATGTTGACAGATCATCATCAAGCCAATGCCAGAGGTTGGCCAGAAATGTTTTCTTCTAGGATCGAAAAATTCAAGACACTTTCTGGGTGTAAACCAAGTAACAGAGCGACTGTGGAGTTGATAGATTGA
- the LOC120009469 gene encoding uncharacterized protein LOC120009469 produces the protein MECSEEGRAKPQKDDFHTLCTSSRLEDPPNKFSPPAFAVYNGKTDPIAHISAYTHKMALWAGRDGLMCKMIPSSLGTTAMKWFHQLSENSVSSWRELAQIFVARFIANSRDPATLDTLFALHLRRGESLRAYTAKYSDTYADIEDCDERTAVATFHLGLPRDYKLIKQYVKLEEDKHGDRQFASQEATKKENKKFEKKNGKEKDSKKDPKPTSYEVPNKMSGDPSTLNQSKWCSYHRDKGHKTEHCREFKRHLEELVQQGHLKEFIDKEKIIAEGRPSVK, from the exons ATGGAGTGCTCAGAAGAAGGCCGAGCAAAGCCTCAGAAAGATGACTTCCACACCCTTTGTACGAGCTCTCGATTGGAAGATCCTCCAAACAAGTTTTCACCCCCGGCGTTTGCAGTCTATAATGGAAAAACAGATCCTATAGCACATATTTCAGCCTACACTCATAAGATGGCTCTTTGGGCAGGTCGAGACGGACTCATGTGCAAAATGATTCCATCTAGCCTCGGGACAACAGCCATGAAATGGTTTCACCAACTTTCAGAGAACTCAGTTTCGTCTTGGAGGGAGTTGGCCCAAATCTTCGTAGCAAGATTTATAGCAAATAGTCGAGATCCAGCAACATTGGATACGTTGTTTGCTTTACATTTGAGGAGAGGAGAATCACTCAGGGCTTACACTGCCAAGTATTCAGATACCTATGCGGATATAGAAGATTGTGATGAAAGGACCGCAGTGGCTACGTTTCACCTCGGGCTCCCTCGTGATTATAAATT GATTAAGCAATACGTCAAACTGGAAGAAGACAAACATGGGGATCGGCAGTTTGCTTCTCAAGAAGcgacaaaaaaggaaaataagaagTTTGAAAAGAAGAACGGGAAAGAAAAAGACTCGAAGAAGGATCCAAAGCCCACTTCTTATGAAGTg CCAAATAAGATGTCAGGGGATCCGTCCACTCTAAACCAGTCCAAATGGTGTTCCTATCATAGAGATAAAGGCCACAAGACAGAACATTGTAGAGAATTCAAACGACATTTAGAAGAATTGGTTCAGCAGGGGCATCTTaaggaatttattgacaaagagAAAATCATTGCCGAAGGCAGACCCTCAGTCAAATGA
- the LOC120009470 gene encoding uncharacterized protein LOC120009470 yields MGKDDDDDMDYEAAMEDDEASFDEEPNFGEELGDIVESHTPLMVEADTTQFFLNKYGMNYNPEFHSKEDVVSYVRRCGRRHGVVVVVKRSDLSDQKRTPRILFGCERSGGYRAKGVPKKRKSSTKKCQCLFSLKAQVTDASTGTWGLVVMNGKHNHDLVKAFEGHSYVGRLTVEEKDTVERLSRSGVKAREILNHLKLKDLANASTITTLYNARTALRLSETAGDMNRSKPSSSSTGTSELSITFPFFLLANSFFLFALLVAISELGVVAKVKRNNPNLFFQKGNLPCFWVKEATLMTQKGCKVPNTLLIHFSQYSDLSPFNTTLKLIIPLSITFQTPQP; encoded by the exons ATGGGCAAAGACGACGATGATGATATGGATTACGAGGCCGCGATGGAAGATGATGAAGCCTCGTTTGACGAAGAACCTAACTTTGGTGAAGAACTG GGCGACATTGTTGAGTCGCATACTCCTTTGATGGTTGAAGCAGACACAACCCAGttttttttgaacaaatatGGTATGAACTACAATCCA GAATTTCACAGTAAAGAGGATGTTGTTTCGTATGTTAGGAGATGTGGCCGTAGGCATGGAGTAGTTGTGGTTGTCAAACGATCAGACTTGAGCGATCAGAAGAGAACTCCTAGGATTTTATTTGGGTGTGAGAGGAGTGGTGGATACAGGGCAAAAGGTGttccaaagaagagaaaatcatcaacaaagaaATGCCAATGCCTCTTTTCTCTGAAAGCTCAAGTAACAGATGCATCAACTGGGACATGGGGGTTGGTTGTTATGAATGGGAAGCACAACCATGATTTGGTCAAAGCTTTTGAAGGGCATTCATATGTAGGTAGACTAACTGTAGAGGAGAAGGACACTGTTGAGAGGCTAAGTAGGTCAGGGGTGAAGGCAAGAGAAATATTGAATCACTTGAAGCTCAAGGATCTTGCAAATGCATCAACAATCACGACACTCTACAATGCCAGAACTGCTCTAAGGCTTTCTGAGACTGCTG GGGATATGAATCGGTCAaagccttcttcttcttccacagGGACATCCGAACTTTCAATcacctttcccttcttcttgcttgctaactccttcttcctctttgcacttcttGTAGCCATTAGTGAACTCGGTGTTGTCGCCAAAGTCAAGAGAAACAACCCAAATCTATTTTTTCAGAAAGGTAATCTACCCTGCTTTTGGGTGAAAGAG GCCACACTTATGACACAAAAGGGCTGCAAAGTCCCCAACACTCTGCTTATACACTTCTCCCAATATTCAGACTTATCTCCCTTCAACACCACACTTAAACTCATCATCCCCTTATCAATAACATTCCAAACACCGCAACCATAG